A single region of the Nocardioides ochotonae genome encodes:
- a CDS encoding fibronectin type III domain-containing protein — MSLNLAMSALLGLGVLSSTPAAADPAQPSPSEPGAVRIAEADPLLEESQNGRKAIRELGDQLPTAAAHNDMAPAELRTLLRTDDTLWVDPQGALFYVDPAPETLAEAPSPLVELLAPLEETFALHSNPGANLTILLDFDGQTVSSTTWNNQNGLIPATHPAWDPASDGPGFSDGERRMIQQVWAMVAEDYAPFGVDVTTEDPGDAALVRTSSTDAEYGTRVLITPSDDAHLTLCSRSCGGVAYVNVFDRIAATPLYQPAWVFPQALGGSAKNVAEAATHEAGHNLALNHDGTSTQGYYAGHGIWAPIMGVGYSAPLAQWSAGSYPDASNPQDDVRILTGHLGARSDEAPSSVSAPATLPAGEAFVGTADDVDTYLLGTCTAGADVVVRTADLAPNLDVRAVLHDAAGTERASAQPRSSYGDGTTAAGTGAALTVPTAGDGWVLAIDGVGQDTWTTGGYDDYGSLGAYTIEVSGCDGETAAGAPGTPRDVAATSAERTLTLTWSAPETQGDGPVTGYLVTRSGSAETQTLPADARSHTFTGLEVGTTYQLSVRAVNGTGAGQAVTVNATTAPPPPATPSAPRQVTGSYDHASGKILAWWVEPETTGTAPITGYAIHLDGVNIGQLDPTSRGAELTRAGGFAVGSYVVGIAALNAAGSSPTASVTIRVEPPANDDVAAAEVLRGTNGTTTGNNALATRETTDPVPPSAYGAGGFSVWYAWTPSSDGTMTVSTSGGADNRDTTLAAYTGTPGALEEVAGNDDDDARFHARITFEARAGTRYLLAVDGFSTAGGTGPFVLAWDQVVATPPSAPERVRAVRGDQSATVSWDPAGANGSPVTGYTVVARTAGSLDRTVSVDGSTTTTVFTGLTNGAAYTFTVTATNAVGGSLPSTPSNEVTPAGIPTTVAKPTAVRGDRSATVSWNPATGNGSPITGYTVLATPGAHTKTVDASSRATTITGLTNGTAYTFTVTATNAIGDSIPSAVSNEVTPAGVPTTVAKPTAVRGDRSATVSWDPAGANGSPVTGYTVTALTAGKPDRTVSVDGSTTTTVLTGLTNGAAYTFTVTATNAVGDSAPSAASNGVTPAGIPTAVTTPTAVRGNQSSVVSWAPATGNGSPITSYTVLATPGDHTATVDAATRTTTITGLSNGTAYTFTVTATNAIGDSIPSAPSNEVIPAGIPSTVTTPTAVRGDRSTTVSWDPVAGNGSPVTGYTVTARTTGKPDRTVSVEASATTAVFTGLTNGSAYTFTVTASNTLGDSIPSAPSVVVVPAGKPTTTPKPTVSLKGRVATIRWRPASGNGLPVLRYVVQRIGGPRTTSSTSPRKVVFRGLQPGVHRFRVTAVNALGKGKPSAPVRVRIRR; from the coding sequence ATGAGTCTTAATCTGGCGATGTCGGCACTCCTGGGTCTCGGCGTCCTGTCCAGCACCCCCGCGGCCGCCGACCCGGCCCAGCCCTCCCCCTCGGAGCCCGGGGCCGTCCGCATCGCCGAGGCCGACCCGCTCCTCGAGGAGTCGCAGAACGGCCGCAAGGCCATCCGGGAGCTCGGGGACCAGCTCCCCACTGCCGCCGCCCACAACGACATGGCGCCTGCCGAGCTGCGGACCCTGCTCCGCACCGACGACACGCTCTGGGTGGACCCCCAGGGTGCGCTCTTCTACGTCGACCCGGCCCCGGAAACGCTCGCCGAGGCGCCCAGCCCCCTCGTCGAGCTGCTGGCGCCGCTCGAGGAGACCTTCGCCCTGCACAGCAACCCGGGCGCGAACCTCACGATCCTCCTCGACTTCGACGGCCAGACCGTCTCGAGCACGACCTGGAACAACCAGAACGGGCTCATCCCCGCCACCCATCCTGCCTGGGACCCCGCGTCGGACGGGCCTGGCTTCAGCGACGGCGAGCGACGCATGATCCAGCAGGTCTGGGCGATGGTCGCGGAGGACTACGCGCCGTTCGGGGTCGACGTGACCACCGAGGACCCGGGGGACGCCGCGCTCGTCCGGACGTCGTCCACCGATGCGGAGTACGGCACGAGGGTGCTGATCACCCCCAGCGACGACGCGCACCTGACGCTCTGCTCCCGCTCCTGCGGTGGCGTCGCCTACGTGAACGTGTTCGACCGCATTGCGGCGACTCCCCTCTACCAGCCCGCCTGGGTCTTTCCCCAGGCGCTGGGTGGCTCGGCCAAGAACGTGGCCGAGGCCGCCACGCACGAGGCCGGCCACAACCTCGCCCTGAACCACGACGGCACCAGCACCCAGGGCTACTACGCGGGGCACGGCATCTGGGCGCCCATCATGGGCGTCGGCTACTCCGCCCCCCTCGCGCAGTGGAGCGCCGGCAGCTACCCCGACGCGAGCAACCCCCAGGACGACGTACGGATCCTGACCGGACACCTCGGCGCCCGGTCCGACGAGGCACCCTCGTCGGTCTCCGCACCGGCGACGCTCCCCGCGGGCGAGGCCTTCGTCGGCACCGCCGACGACGTGGACACCTACCTGCTCGGGACCTGCACTGCGGGCGCCGACGTCGTCGTGCGGACCGCCGACCTGGCCCCGAACCTCGACGTCCGCGCCGTGCTCCACGACGCGGCCGGCACCGAGCGGGCCTCCGCACAGCCGCGGTCGTCGTACGGCGACGGGACGACCGCCGCCGGCACGGGTGCCGCCCTCACCGTGCCCACCGCCGGCGACGGCTGGGTGCTGGCCATCGACGGCGTCGGCCAGGACACCTGGACCACCGGCGGCTACGACGACTACGGCAGCCTCGGCGCCTACACCATCGAGGTCTCCGGCTGTGACGGCGAGACCGCCGCAGGTGCTCCCGGCACCCCACGCGACGTCGCCGCCACCAGCGCCGAGCGCACCCTGACGCTCACGTGGTCCGCACCCGAGACGCAGGGCGACGGCCCGGTCACCGGCTACCTGGTGACGCGCTCGGGATCCGCGGAGACGCAGACCCTCCCTGCCGATGCCCGCAGCCACACCTTCACCGGCCTCGAGGTCGGCACCACCTACCAGCTGTCCGTCCGCGCGGTCAACGGCACGGGGGCAGGCCAAGCCGTCACCGTGAACGCGACGACCGCCCCGCCCCCGCCTGCCACCCCGAGCGCTCCACGGCAGGTCACCGGCTCCTACGACCACGCCTCGGGCAAGATCCTGGCCTGGTGGGTCGAGCCGGAGACGACAGGGACCGCGCCCATCACCGGGTACGCGATCCACCTCGACGGCGTGAACATCGGCCAGCTCGACCCGACCAGCCGCGGCGCCGAACTCACCCGCGCGGGCGGCTTCGCCGTGGGCTCGTACGTCGTGGGGATCGCTGCCCTGAACGCTGCGGGGTCCTCGCCCACCGCCTCGGTGACGATCCGGGTCGAGCCTCCGGCCAACGACGACGTCGCGGCCGCCGAGGTGCTGCGCGGCACGAACGGGACGACCACGGGGAACAACGCCCTGGCCACCCGCGAGACCACCGACCCGGTGCCGCCGAGCGCCTACGGCGCAGGCGGGTTCTCGGTCTGGTACGCGTGGACCCCCTCCAGCGATGGCACGATGACCGTGTCGACCTCAGGGGGTGCCGACAACAGGGACACCACCCTCGCCGCCTACACCGGGACGCCGGGCGCGCTCGAGGAGGTGGCCGGCAACGACGACGACGACGCGCGTTTCCATGCCCGGATCACGTTCGAGGCCCGTGCTGGAACCCGCTACCTCCTCGCCGTCGACGGGTTCTCCACGGCCGGCGGCACCGGTCCCTTCGTCCTGGCCTGGGACCAGGTCGTGGCCACCCCGCCGTCCGCCCCGGAGCGGGTCCGGGCGGTGCGCGGCGACCAGTCCGCGACCGTGTCCTGGGACCCGGCGGGAGCCAACGGATCCCCGGTCACCGGCTACACGGTCGTCGCACGCACCGCGGGCAGCCTCGACCGCACGGTGAGCGTCGACGGGAGCACCACGACCACCGTGTTCACGGGACTGACCAACGGCGCGGCGTACACCTTCACCGTCACCGCGACCAACGCCGTCGGCGGCTCCCTCCCGTCGACCCCGTCCAACGAGGTCACCCCCGCCGGCATCCCCACCACCGTCGCGAAGCCCACCGCCGTCCGCGGCGACCGGTCCGCGACCGTGTCCTGGAACCCCGCCACCGGCAACGGATCGCCGATCACCGGCTACACGGTCCTCGCCACCCCTGGCGCCCACACCAAGACCGTGGACGCCAGCAGCCGCGCCACCACCATCACCGGGCTGACCAACGGCACCGCCTACACCTTCACCGTCACCGCGACCAACGCCATCGGCGACTCCATCCCCTCGGCCGTCTCCAACGAGGTGACCCCCGCCGGCGTCCCCACCACCGTCGCGAAGCCCACCGCCGTCCGCGGCGACCGGTCCGCGACCGTCTCCTGGGACCCGGCTGGAGCCAACGGATCCCCGGTCACCGGCTACACGGTCACCGCCCTCACGGCAGGCAAGCCCGACCGCACGGTCAGCGTCGACGGGAGCACCACGACCACTGTCCTCACCGGGCTGACCAACGGCGCGGCGTACACCTTCACCGTCACCGCCACCAACGCCGTCGGCGACTCCGCCCCCTCGGCTGCCTCCAACGGCGTCACTCCCGCCGGCATCCCCACCGCGGTGACCACGCCCACCGCCGTCCGCGGCAACCAGTCCTCGGTCGTCTCCTGGGCCCCCGCCACCGGCAACGGGTCACCCATCACCAGCTACACGGTCCTCGCCACCCCCGGCGACCACACCGCGACCGTCGATGCCGCCACCCGCACCACCACCATCACCGGGCTGAGCAACGGCACCGCCTACACCTTCACCGTCACCGCGACCAACGCCATCGGCGACTCCATCCCCTCGGCCCCGTCCAACGAGGTCATCCCCGCCGGCATCCCCAGCACCGTCACCACGCCCACCGCCGTCCGCGGCGACCGCTCGACGACCGTCTCCTGGGACCCGGTCGCCGGCAACGGTTCCCCGGTCACCGGCTACACGGTCACCGCGCGCACGACAGGCAAGCCCGACCGCACGGTGAGCGTCGAGGCGAGCGCCACGACCGCCGTGTTCACCGGGCTGACCAACGGCTCGGCGTACACCTTCACCGTCACCGCGAGCAACACCCTCGGCGACTCGATCCCCTCGGCCCCGTCCGTCGTGGTCGTGCCGGCCGGGAAGCCGACAACCACTCCGAAGCCGACGGTCTCCCTCAAGGGTCGCGTCGCGACGATCCGGTGGCGTCCCGCCTCGGGCAACGGGCTGCCCGTCCTCCGCTACGTCGTCCAGCGGATCGGCGGCCCGCGTACGACGAGCTCGACCTCGCCGCGCAAGGTCGTCTTCCGCGGCCTGCAACCCGGCGTCCACCGGTTCCGCGTGACCGCGGTGAACGCCCTCGGGAAGGGGAAGCCGAGCGCGCCGGTGCGCGTCCGGATCCGCCGGTAG
- a CDS encoding alpha-hydroxy-acid oxidizing protein: protein MAYGDYQIELYFAALQGVLPRMPFDHGELERDALAAMPPELRSYIAGGSGDESTQRGNVEAFQRWALVPRMLTRAAERDLSIDLFGKKLPTPLLMAPVGVIGLCTPDGHGDIATAQASAQTGVPMIASTLMNDPFEEVVPHTGDTPSYFQLYTPKDRDLAASLVTRAEQAGYDGIVVTLDTWVPGWRPRDLASGNFPQLRGKALANYTSDPVFQAMTGPDPDPGTVVFTWAGTFGNPLSWDDLAWLRSLTDLPLLLKGICHPDDARRALDHGVDGIYCSNHGGRQANGGGSALQWLPGVVEVAAGAPVIFDSGVRSGPDVVKALALGATAVAVGRPYVYGLALGGVPGAVHVLRSLLAETDLVMAVDGYPTLADLTPEALQRVV, encoded by the coding sequence ATGGCATACGGGGACTACCAGATCGAGCTCTACTTCGCGGCGCTCCAAGGGGTGCTGCCCCGGATGCCGTTCGACCACGGCGAGCTCGAGCGGGACGCGCTCGCGGCGATGCCGCCCGAGCTGCGCAGCTACATCGCCGGCGGGTCGGGGGACGAGTCGACCCAGCGCGGCAACGTCGAGGCGTTCCAACGCTGGGCGCTGGTGCCGCGGATGCTCACCCGCGCAGCCGAGCGCGACCTCTCGATCGACCTCTTCGGCAAGAAGCTCCCGACGCCGCTGCTGATGGCGCCGGTCGGCGTGATCGGCCTGTGCACGCCCGACGGGCACGGCGACATCGCGACCGCCCAGGCGTCGGCGCAGACCGGCGTACCGATGATCGCCTCGACGCTGATGAACGACCCGTTCGAGGAGGTCGTCCCGCACACCGGCGACACCCCGTCGTACTTCCAGCTCTACACGCCCAAGGACCGCGACCTCGCCGCGAGCCTGGTCACGCGAGCCGAGCAGGCGGGGTACGACGGCATCGTGGTCACCCTCGACACCTGGGTGCCGGGCTGGCGTCCGCGCGACCTGGCCAGCGGAAACTTCCCGCAGCTGCGCGGCAAGGCGCTGGCCAACTACACCTCCGACCCGGTGTTCCAGGCGATGACCGGGCCGGATCCCGATCCGGGCACCGTGGTCTTCACCTGGGCCGGCACGTTCGGCAACCCGCTCTCGTGGGACGACCTGGCCTGGCTGCGCTCGCTGACCGACCTGCCGCTGCTGCTCAAGGGCATCTGCCACCCCGACGACGCCCGCCGGGCCCTCGACCACGGCGTCGACGGGATCTACTGCTCCAACCACGGCGGCCGGCAGGCCAACGGCGGCGGCTCGGCGCTCCAGTGGCTTCCGGGCGTCGTCGAGGTGGCGGCCGGCGCGCCGGTCATCTTCGACTCCGGCGTCCGCTCCGGCCCCGACGTGGTCAAGGCGCTGGCGCTGGGCGCGACCGCGGTCGCCGTCGGCCGGCCCTACGTCTACGGGCTCGCGCTCGGCGGGGTCCCCGGCGCCGTCCACGTGCTCCGCTCGCTGCTGGCCGAGACCGACCTGGTCATGGCCGTGGACGGCTACCCGACGCTGGCCGACCTGACGCCGGAGGCGCTGCAGCGGGTGGTCTGA
- a CDS encoding penicillin acylase family protein, whose amino-acid sequence MPRTPLTGTAIGLTVAAVALTGLSLSPAATAARSAPSGASGSSPSIDRDLSYEVTVRRTEGGVPNIKADDYASLGYGTGYAMAEDNICMISDLVITFAAERARRLDATPANIASDSFYQLFIDRGAAEEELEERQAKIFRGAAAGFNRYLRDTGVDNLTDPACKGAEWLRPITEMDLRRISRMPFFLSALSPQFLAAAPPTSPPARRSTQRGSRGITPDEAVNGLFDEWRGSNGVAIGREATAGETGMLLANPHLSWNAPSQRMYALHQTIPGEMNMTGATTMGRIQVAFGATEDVAWTSTVSTARDYTFYRLDLVPGKPTHYYFDGEERAMTQEVASVQVPDGVGGHTTVDRTFFSTHYGARLVGGPGFTWDDQHAYAVRSIDPAWRGVDSLNDTWKAESVEEFADALVHHQAMTTNVMAVDSSGRTYYTDANPIPYVTDAQREVCSVPGGLDGSRSACMWQTDPTASQPGTFGPDATPHLFRDDFVANMNDSHWLANPRAPLTGYDGTFGATGTERTLRTRGGLHAILSRLTGTDGAAGDKFTLRGLQRLMFDNTSYTGVISRNGMVELCEANPQVTGPDGTVVDIGDACEALRGWDLRDDLGSRGAHLFREIMVASGNSSRVPANWNFLVPFDPADPVNTPRDLDPQNNPAVLQAIAAAVTKLRAADIALDARLGDLQYVTRNGERIPMHGGTNASGLFNIVNAPFNAAAGGYPDVTAGASWIQASEYRRDGLVSKGVLAFSQSTNPNSPHYADMTKMYSKKQWVDLPMSESDVAASTITKVRLTEDSGVCLNGGWRDWQSVDFDGEAQCVAHYDAQRAERVSEYDARHGTQTVVHTGKPVRINGKARVGQRLRVAAVSPRDFSPTARHIAYQWERDGVAIPHATTRAYLVRAADVGSRLTVRVTATTASSASGFATSNGATARRAAASIAMRLVPGATPRTLLIKATVKSKAVVSGRTIVTVLRNGAVLHTRQLGLNRDGRVSLTLAAARPGRYSVTLQYLGSDSVTPARATRTRNLR is encoded by the coding sequence ATGCCGCGAACCCCCCTCACCGGAACCGCCATCGGCTTGACCGTGGCCGCTGTCGCTCTTACCGGTTTGAGCCTCAGCCCGGCCGCGACCGCGGCCAGGAGCGCACCGAGTGGCGCATCCGGGTCTTCGCCGTCCATCGATCGCGACCTGAGCTACGAGGTGACGGTTCGCCGTACCGAAGGCGGGGTGCCGAACATCAAGGCCGACGACTACGCCAGCTTGGGCTACGGCACCGGCTACGCCATGGCCGAGGACAACATCTGCATGATCTCGGACCTCGTGATCACCTTCGCCGCGGAGCGCGCCCGGCGCCTCGACGCGACGCCTGCGAACATTGCGAGCGACTCCTTCTATCAACTGTTCATCGATCGCGGCGCAGCCGAGGAAGAGCTCGAGGAACGGCAGGCAAAGATCTTCCGTGGCGCCGCCGCGGGGTTCAATCGCTACCTGCGTGACACGGGCGTGGACAACCTGACCGACCCTGCCTGCAAGGGCGCCGAGTGGCTGCGCCCCATCACCGAGATGGATCTGCGGCGGATCTCGCGGATGCCGTTCTTCCTCTCCGCGCTGTCCCCGCAGTTCCTCGCCGCCGCCCCGCCCACCTCGCCTCCAGCGCGGCGATCGACCCAGCGCGGTTCGCGGGGGATCACCCCGGACGAGGCGGTGAACGGGCTCTTCGATGAGTGGCGCGGCAGCAACGGCGTCGCCATCGGGCGAGAGGCCACCGCCGGCGAGACAGGGATGCTGCTGGCCAATCCGCACCTGAGCTGGAATGCGCCCTCGCAACGGATGTACGCCCTGCACCAGACCATCCCCGGCGAGATGAACATGACCGGGGCCACCACCATGGGCAGGATCCAGGTCGCCTTCGGCGCAACCGAGGACGTCGCCTGGACCTCGACGGTGTCGACGGCACGGGACTACACGTTCTACCGACTGGACCTGGTCCCCGGGAAGCCGACGCACTACTACTTCGACGGCGAAGAGCGCGCCATGACCCAGGAGGTCGCGTCGGTGCAGGTGCCCGACGGCGTCGGGGGGCACACCACGGTCGACCGCACCTTCTTCTCCACCCACTACGGCGCCCGCTTGGTCGGCGGTCCCGGCTTCACCTGGGACGACCAGCACGCCTACGCCGTGCGCTCGATCGATCCCGCGTGGCGCGGTGTCGATTCACTCAACGACACTTGGAAAGCCGAGTCAGTCGAGGAGTTCGCAGACGCCCTTGTGCACCACCAGGCGATGACCACGAACGTCATGGCCGTCGACTCCTCGGGGCGCACCTACTACACCGACGCCAACCCGATCCCCTACGTCACAGATGCCCAGCGAGAGGTCTGCAGCGTGCCAGGCGGCCTCGACGGATCCCGCTCGGCATGCATGTGGCAGACCGATCCGACCGCGTCGCAGCCTGGAACATTCGGCCCCGACGCGACGCCGCACCTCTTCCGCGACGACTTCGTGGCGAACATGAACGACAGTCACTGGCTCGCCAACCCCCGGGCGCCGCTGACCGGCTACGACGGCACCTTCGGCGCCACTGGCACCGAGCGCACGCTGCGCACGCGAGGAGGACTGCACGCGATCCTGTCCCGTCTCACCGGCACGGACGGGGCAGCGGGCGACAAGTTCACCCTGAGGGGCTTGCAGAGGCTCATGTTCGACAACACCAGCTACACCGGGGTCATCTCTCGCAACGGCATGGTCGAGCTCTGCGAAGCCAACCCGCAGGTCACCGGTCCCGACGGCACCGTGGTCGACATCGGGGACGCATGCGAGGCGCTTCGGGGATGGGACCTTCGCGACGACCTCGGCAGTCGAGGCGCCCACCTGTTCCGCGAGATCATGGTCGCCAGCGGCAACAGCAGCAGGGTGCCGGCGAACTGGAACTTCCTCGTTCCCTTCGACCCCGCCGACCCGGTCAACACTCCGCGAGACCTCGACCCGCAGAACAACCCGGCCGTGCTCCAGGCGATCGCGGCGGCCGTGACCAAGCTCCGCGCCGCCGACATCGCGCTCGATGCCCGCCTCGGTGACCTGCAGTACGTCACCCGCAACGGCGAACGGATCCCGATGCACGGCGGCACCAACGCCTCGGGATTGTTCAACATCGTGAACGCACCGTTCAACGCCGCCGCCGGCGGCTACCCCGACGTCACCGCCGGCGCCAGCTGGATCCAGGCCTCCGAGTACCGGCGCGACGGCCTGGTGAGCAAGGGCGTCCTCGCGTTCTCCCAGTCGACGAACCCGAACTCGCCGCACTACGCGGACATGACCAAGATGTACTCCAAGAAGCAATGGGTCGACCTACCGATGTCGGAGTCCGACGTCGCAGCGAGCACGATCACGAAGGTGCGCCTGACCGAGGACTCCGGGGTCTGCCTCAACGGCGGGTGGCGGGACTGGCAGAGCGTCGACTTCGATGGTGAAGCCCAGTGCGTCGCCCACTACGACGCTCAACGCGCCGAGCGGGTCAGCGAGTACGACGCCCGCCACGGCACCCAGACGGTCGTCCACACCGGCAAGCCGGTGAGGATCAACGGCAAGGCCCGTGTAGGCCAGAGACTCCGTGTCGCTGCGGTCTCCCCGCGCGACTTCAGCCCCACCGCCCGGCACATCGCCTACCAGTGGGAGCGCGACGGCGTCGCGATCCCTCACGCCACCACCCGGGCGTACCTCGTCAGGGCGGCAGACGTCGGCTCTCGCCTGACGGTGCGCGTCACAGCGACCACCGCGAGCAGTGCCTCTGGCTTCGCCACCTCGAACGGAGCCACAGCGAGGCGAGCGGCGGCGAGCATCGCGATGAGGCTGGTTCCGGGGGCCACACCACGCACCCTGCTGATCAAGGCCACGGTGAAGTCGAAGGCCGTCGTGAGCGGACGGACAATCGTCACCGTGCTCCGCAACGGCGCCGTCCTGCACACCAGACAACTGGGCCTGAACCGTGACGGTCGCGTCAGCCTCACCTTGGCGGCCGCCCGCCCTGGGCGCTACAGCGTCACGCTCCAGTACCTGGGCTCAGACAGCGTGACCCCAGCGCGGGCCACACGGACCCGGAACCTCCGGTAA
- a CDS encoding AAA family ATPase: MSARLLIVVSGLAASGKTTIGRALSERLSLPLLDKDDILESLFDSLGCDGPEQRYRLSRASDEVLYRLARSSPAAVLVNWWDHDTAPERLRAISASLVEVFCDCPVELAAARFAARERHPGHLDRLRTPYDVEEGVRGMRASFRGPLGLNDAPVVVDTSRPVDLDNLVERVRAATSPDGLAAPGT; the protein is encoded by the coding sequence GTGAGCGCCCGCCTGCTGATCGTCGTCTCCGGGTTGGCTGCCAGCGGCAAGACGACCATCGGCAGGGCACTCAGCGAGCGGCTCTCCCTCCCGCTGTTGGACAAGGACGACATCCTCGAGTCGCTGTTCGACAGCCTCGGCTGCGACGGCCCCGAACAGCGGTACCGGCTCAGCCGCGCGAGCGACGAGGTCCTCTATCGCCTCGCCCGGTCCTCACCAGCTGCCGTGCTCGTGAACTGGTGGGACCACGACACCGCTCCCGAGCGACTTCGCGCCATCTCCGCCTCGCTCGTCGAGGTGTTCTGCGACTGCCCCGTCGAGCTGGCTGCCGCCCGCTTCGCCGCGCGCGAACGGCATCCCGGTCACCTCGACCGTCTGCGCACGCCGTACGACGTCGAGGAAGGCGTCCGGGGCATGCGTGCATCCTTCAGGGGGCCGCTCGGGTTAAACGACGCTCCTGTCGTCGTCGACACGAGCCGACCGGTCGACCTGGACAACCTGGTCGAGCGGGTTCGCGCGGCGACGTCTCCTGACGGGTTGGCAGCGCCGGGCACCTAG
- a CDS encoding DUF6629 family protein, with amino-acid sequence MGADVTAGVVLLPVAAICLREVRTARELPFASLPLLFALHQLTEALVWHGASDYVSAGVQHAAAMIYVLFAFPVLPIFVPLAVLLLEPVGRRQRVAPFVALGAVVAAYLLWAVLDGPLVVREEPHALIYDVDLTYGAMWAVLYIVAVIGPSVLSDYPSIVAFGLLNLVGLTVVAIVYVEAFASLWCVYAALTSALVMVHMVLRRRLPDIHRLEGQGLARA; translated from the coding sequence ATGGGCGCCGATGTGACCGCCGGAGTCGTCCTGCTCCCGGTCGCTGCGATCTGCCTGCGCGAGGTGCGCACGGCCCGGGAGCTGCCGTTCGCGTCGCTGCCGCTGCTCTTCGCGCTGCACCAGCTGACCGAGGCCCTCGTCTGGCACGGTGCGTCCGACTACGTCTCGGCCGGTGTCCAGCACGCCGCCGCGATGATCTACGTCCTCTTCGCCTTCCCGGTCCTCCCGATCTTCGTGCCGCTCGCGGTGCTGCTGCTCGAGCCGGTGGGCCGGCGCCAGCGGGTGGCGCCGTTCGTGGCGCTCGGCGCGGTGGTCGCGGCGTACCTGCTCTGGGCGGTCCTCGACGGCCCGCTCGTGGTCAGGGAGGAGCCGCACGCCCTGATCTACGACGTCGACCTGACGTACGGGGCGATGTGGGCAGTGCTGTACATCGTGGCGGTGATCGGCCCGTCGGTGCTGTCGGACTACCCCTCGATCGTCGCCTTCGGGTTGCTCAACCTCGTCGGGCTCACGGTCGTCGCCATCGTCTACGTCGAGGCGTTCGCGTCGCTGTGGTGCGTCTACGCGGCGCTGACCTCCGCCCTGGTCATGGTGCACATGGTGCTGCGCCGCCGGCTGCCGGACATCCACCGCCTCGAGGGTCAGGGACTGGCGCGTGCCTGA